One stretch of Caldalkalibacillus salinus DNA includes these proteins:
- a CDS encoding S-layer homology domain-containing protein — MRRSCILVLIFALALSMPMSALAINDAQGHWAEDTINAMTESGHINGYEDGTFRPNNSITRAEFTMVVTSVLGLDSVEGSTSFSDVSSQHWASGAINASVNEDIINGYENGTFRPSNNITRAEIATMAVRALIQEETFEVPQAELEFTDANNIPDWAQPYIAYAVSEGLIQGYPDGSFKPSGGATRAEAVVILSRVEESIDNSGGGGGVVTPPSDDEDDDDSSPPAGGGGGTPGGPGGDNGSEYSEYPKSFGQVLDQEVVTHDVYGHLEFEVATALGTESVHLLVKPQEGFEGIELKIKNSDETTVKEAVYDETNKLDEEGWFVLEVSDEKVSPTITVTASVYGYPNPSQEVGSEEDDEKELVYNKYEEAVDLTDGQIFNSLDIDVETEYTVTEETYTPEVTLKQAYLLVNEKAGLFNYKLASEDFTLQTDDDEVIKISEDKPWSFKPAGAGEATLKITYGNLEESIEITVNEGVDTDNPDDESGEENVDDE; from the coding sequence GTGAGACGTAGTTGTATTTTAGTATTGATCTTTGCACTGGCATTATCTATGCCAATGTCCGCTCTTGCTATTAACGATGCGCAAGGCCACTGGGCAGAAGACACCATTAACGCTATGACTGAAAGTGGACACATTAACGGTTACGAGGACGGCACATTCAGACCAAACAATTCTATTACCAGAGCCGAGTTTACGATGGTGGTGACGAGTGTTCTTGGACTAGACAGTGTAGAAGGTAGTACATCTTTTAGTGATGTATCTTCCCAGCACTGGGCTAGCGGAGCAATCAACGCGTCCGTAAATGAGGACATTATTAACGGGTATGAAAATGGCACGTTTAGACCAAGTAACAACATAACTCGTGCCGAGATTGCCACGATGGCTGTCCGGGCCCTCATACAAGAGGAAACATTTGAAGTTCCACAAGCGGAACTCGAATTTACGGACGCGAACAACATTCCTGATTGGGCACAACCCTACATTGCCTATGCTGTAAGTGAAGGACTTATTCAGGGCTATCCTGATGGTTCGTTCAAACCTTCAGGAGGAGCGACTAGAGCCGAAGCAGTTGTTATACTTAGCAGAGTAGAAGAAAGTATCGATAATTCTGGTGGCGGAGGTGGGGTTGTCACACCACCATCTGATGATGAAGACGATGACGATTCTTCACCACCTGCTGGTGGCGGAGGTGGAACGCCTGGTGGACCAGGTGGGGATAACGGCTCTGAATATTCCGAATACCCCAAAAGTTTTGGACAAGTTCTCGATCAAGAAGTCGTCACCCATGATGTTTATGGTCATCTCGAATTTGAGGTGGCTACCGCACTTGGTACAGAAAGTGTACACTTACTTGTCAAACCACAAGAAGGCTTTGAAGGAATCGAATTAAAAATTAAGAATAGTGATGAAACGACAGTCAAAGAAGCTGTATATGATGAAACTAATAAATTGGATGAAGAAGGTTGGTTTGTACTTGAGGTTAGTGACGAGAAAGTATCACCAACAATCACAGTAACCGCTTCAGTTTACGGTTATCCTAACCCATCACAGGAAGTTGGCTCTGAAGAAGACGACGAAAAAGAGCTCGTTTATAACAAATACGAAGAGGCAGTTGACCTTACCGATGGTCAGATTTTTAACAGTTTAGATATTGACGTCGAAACAGAGTATACCGTTACTGAGGAAACTTACACCCCAGAAGTCACACTTAAACAAGCTTACCTATTAGTTAATGAGAAAGCGGGTCTATTTAATTACAAATTGGCTTCAGAAGACTTCACACTACAAACGGATGATGACGAAGTGATCAAAATCAGTGAGGATAAGCCATGGTCCTTCAAGCCTGCTGGTGCAGGAGAAGCA